From a single Natronorubrum tibetense GA33 genomic region:
- a CDS encoding ATP-binding protein, translated as MSDAALDVVEFLLTTSVYSDDRTLDENDLPPAFRRVFWTGGVEDDGDGAEGRKHAGISRPLSATNATAREATDVDRPWDAISELMFTERDEFSGTITLAQEEMAEQWFAERVDDERLRENPTLTKHFTTHAEHGDQFDVTHEEAREENRPIQADRVWIDGLLNEYFDEEDDEEMLDLVEVRAPEEVDMSLDDLVLTEDQENELNKIAKAIEHRDYLADIGLREIGKLLFVGPPGTGKTSTAQALAQDMDLPFVEVKLSMITSQYLGETAKNVDKTFEVAKRLSPCILFIDEFDFVAKTRSSDEHAALKRAVNTLLKSIDNISLIEDDVLLIGATNHPDQLDDAAWRRFDEIINFPKPDHGMRADILSLITRTMDIDEFEPQLIAEVTEGLTGSDLRMVLREAVLEALTEDRTTLTQEDLLNAVEEFEERDTLKNMDMMGGDHDALVAGGDLGKASDGGEPSGSAEGHDHSHDHSDHDHDHSDHDHDHSH; from the coding sequence ATGAGTGATGCGGCGCTCGATGTCGTGGAGTTCCTGCTCACGACGAGCGTGTATTCGGACGACAGGACGCTAGACGAGAACGATCTCCCGCCGGCGTTCCGGCGGGTCTTCTGGACCGGGGGTGTCGAGGACGACGGCGACGGCGCTGAGGGGCGCAAACACGCCGGCATCAGCCGTCCACTTTCGGCGACCAACGCGACTGCCCGCGAGGCGACGGACGTCGACCGTCCCTGGGACGCCATCTCGGAGCTGATGTTCACCGAGCGCGACGAGTTCTCGGGAACGATCACCCTCGCCCAGGAGGAGATGGCCGAGCAGTGGTTCGCCGAGCGCGTCGACGACGAGCGACTGCGCGAGAACCCGACGCTGACGAAACACTTTACCACCCACGCGGAACACGGCGACCAGTTCGACGTGACCCACGAGGAAGCGCGGGAGGAAAACCGGCCGATTCAGGCCGACCGCGTTTGGATCGACGGACTGCTCAACGAATACTTCGACGAGGAAGACGACGAGGAGATGCTCGACCTCGTCGAGGTTCGGGCACCGGAGGAGGTCGACATGTCCCTCGACGACCTCGTGCTCACCGAGGATCAGGAGAACGAACTCAACAAGATCGCGAAGGCGATCGAACACCGCGACTATCTCGCGGATATCGGGCTTCGTGAGATCGGGAAGCTGCTGTTCGTCGGTCCGCCGGGGACCGGGAAGACGTCGACGGCGCAGGCGCTGGCCCAGGACATGGATCTCCCGTTCGTCGAGGTCAAACTCTCGATGATTACGAGCCAGTACCTCGGCGAGACGGCAAAAAACGTCGACAAGACGTTCGAGGTCGCAAAACGGCTCTCGCCGTGTATCCTCTTTATCGACGAGTTCGACTTCGTCGCCAAGACCCGCAGCAGCGACGAACACGCCGCCCTCAAACGCGCGGTCAACACGCTCCTCAAGAGCATCGACAACATCTCGCTCATCGAGGACGACGTCCTGTTGATCGGGGCGACCAACCACCCCGACCAACTGGACGACGCCGCCTGGCGGCGCTTCGACGAGATCATCAACTTCCCCAAACCCGACCACGGCATGCGGGCGGACATCCTCTCGCTCATCACCCGCACGATGGATATCGACGAGTTCGAACCCCAACTCATCGCCGAAGTCACTGAAGGGCTGACCGGCAGCGACCTTCGAATGGTGTTGCGAGAGGCCGTCCTCGAGGCCCTGACGGAAGACCGAACGACGCTGACCCAGGAGGACCTGCTCAACGCCGTCGAGGAGTTCGAGGAGCGCGATACGCTGAAGAACATGGACATGATGGGCGGCGACCACGACGCGCTCGTCGCCGGCGGGGACCTCGGGAAGGCCAGCGACGGCGGCGAGCCGAGCGGGTCAGCGGAGGGGCACGACCACAGCCACGATCATAGCGATCACGACCACGACCATAGCGATCACGATCACGACCACAGCCACTGA